The following proteins are encoded in a genomic region of Schistocerca serialis cubense isolate TAMUIC-IGC-003099 chromosome 9, iqSchSeri2.2, whole genome shotgun sequence:
- the LOC126419860 gene encoding protein lethal(2)essential for life-like: MALTPLISHLLDDVDRQMSLFDQNFGLGLTHDDLLLPRLSIVPSLSGYYRPWRHLAARNSGVSTIQNNKDGFKVNLDVQQFKPEELTVKVVGDSVVVEAKHEERKDEHGYISRQMQRRYLLPKDVVTDQVQTQLSSDGVLTISAPKKALPPAEDSERVVQIVQTGVPAVTNQQQQGGEKMEQ, from the exons ATGGCTTTAACACCGCTGATCAGCCACTTGCTTGACGATGTCGACAGGCAGATGTCATTATTCGACCAAAATTTTGGCTTGGGTCTGACACATGACGATTTGCTTCTCCCTCGTCTGTCTATCGTCCCTAGTCTTTCTGGATACTACAGACCATGGCGTCATTTGGCAGCTCGTAATTCCGGCGTATCTACCATTCAGAATAACAAAGATGGGTTTAAG GTCAATTTAGACGTCCAGCAGTTCAAACCGGAGGAGCTGACGGTAAAAGTGGTGGGAGACAGTGTGGTGGTAGAGGCAAAACATGAAGAGCGTAAAGATGAGCACGGATACATCTCGCGCCAGATGCAGCGTCGCTATTTGCTGCCGAAGGACGTCGTGACTGACCAGGTGCAGACGCAACTATCATCAGACGGCGTCCTCACCATCTCGGCACCAAAGAAG GCTCTCCCTCCAGCAGAGGACAGTGAGCGTGTAGTACAAATTGTGCAAACAGGTGTTCCAGCTGTTACCAACCAGCAACAGCAGGGAGGAGAGAAGATGGAGCAGTGA